A single region of the Garra rufa chromosome 6, GarRuf1.0, whole genome shotgun sequence genome encodes:
- the ppp3r1b gene encoding calcineurin subunit B type 1b isoform X1 encodes MGNEASYPLEMCSHFDADEIKRLGKRFKKLDLDNSGSLSVEEFMSLPELQQNPLVQRVIDIFDTDGNGEVDFKEFIEGVSQFSVKGDKEQKLRFAFRIYDMDKDGYISNGELFQVLKMMVGNNLKDTQLQQIVDKTIINADKDGDGRISFEEFCAVVGGLDIHKKMVVDV; translated from the exons ATG GGAAATGAGGCGAGTTATCCTTTGGAGATGTGCTCACACT TTGACGCTGATGAGATTAAAAGACTAGGCAAGCGGTTTAAGAAACTCGACCTGGATAACTCAGGTTCTCTCAGCGTGGAGGAGTTTATGTCTCTACCCGAGTTGCAGCAGAACCCACTGGTGCAGCGAGTCATCGATATATTCGACACAGATGGAAACGGAGAAGTGGACTTTAAAG AGTTCATTGAAGGTGTCTCTCAGTTCAGTGTCAAGGGCGACAAGGAGCAGAAGCTCCGCT TTGCATTCAGGATTTATGACATGGATAAGGATGGCTACATATCCAACGGCGAGCTGTTCCAGGTGCTGAAGATGATGGTAGGGAATAACCTGAAGGACACCCAGCTTCAGCAGATTGTCGACAAAACCATCATCAACGCAGACAAGGATGGGGACGGGAGGATATCTTTCGAGGAGTTCTGCGCT GTGGTCGGTGGCTTAGACATTCACAAAAAGATGGTGGTGGACGTGTGA
- the ppp3r1b gene encoding calcineurin subunit B type 1b isoform X2 — MTMTARQDKLVDADEIKRLGKRFKKLDLDNSGSLSVEEFMSLPELQQNPLVQRVIDIFDTDGNGEVDFKEFIEGVSQFSVKGDKEQKLRFAFRIYDMDKDGYISNGELFQVLKMMVGNNLKDTQLQQIVDKTIINADKDGDGRISFEEFCAVVGGLDIHKKMVVDV, encoded by the exons ATGACCATGACTGCCAGGCAGGACAAACTGG TTGACGCTGATGAGATTAAAAGACTAGGCAAGCGGTTTAAGAAACTCGACCTGGATAACTCAGGTTCTCTCAGCGTGGAGGAGTTTATGTCTCTACCCGAGTTGCAGCAGAACCCACTGGTGCAGCGAGTCATCGATATATTCGACACAGATGGAAACGGAGAAGTGGACTTTAAAG AGTTCATTGAAGGTGTCTCTCAGTTCAGTGTCAAGGGCGACAAGGAGCAGAAGCTCCGCT TTGCATTCAGGATTTATGACATGGATAAGGATGGCTACATATCCAACGGCGAGCTGTTCCAGGTGCTGAAGATGATGGTAGGGAATAACCTGAAGGACACCCAGCTTCAGCAGATTGTCGACAAAACCATCATCAACGCAGACAAGGATGGGGACGGGAGGATATCTTTCGAGGAGTTCTGCGCT GTGGTCGGTGGCTTAGACATTCACAAAAAGATGGTGGTGGACGTGTGA
- the fbxo48 gene encoding F-box only protein 48 has protein sequence MQKVCKRNHSAIFSSDGRGQDPLQQNFTETLPTEMSVRIFSELDVRSLCRASVTCKHWNGIIEGSDQLWRSHCLTVLAICRREVDGDRLDGCSWKVTLVRNYRKGCVKRRWLKGRYSNIRSADDIPPNSMCPLDVETWGEILEAELDR, from the exons GGAACCACAGCGCCATCTTCAGCTCAGATGGAAGAGGTCAGGATCCACTTCAGCAGAACTTTACTGAGACCCTTCCTACAGAGATGAGTGTGAGGATCTTCAGTGAGCTGGACGTTAGGAGTTTGTGCCGGGCCTCGGTCACTTGCAAGCATTGGAATGGCATTATTGAGGGCAGTGATCAGCTCTGGAGGAGCCACTGTCTTACGGTGCTGGCTATTTGCCGGAGAGAGGTGGACGGGGACAGACTTGACGGGTGTTCGTGGAAG GTTACTCTTGTGCGTAACTACAGGAAAGGCTGCGTAAAGCGGAGGTGGCTGAAGGGCAGATACAGTAATATTCGCTCTGCTGACGATATCCCACCTAACAGCATGTGTCCGCTGGACGTGGAGACCTGGGGAGAGATACTGGAGGCGGAACTGGATAGATAG
- the cnrip1a gene encoding CB1 cannabinoid receptor-interacting protein 1a, producing MADVPAIINIAISLKIQPNDGPVFYKVDGTRFGQSRTIKLLTGSKYKIEVIVKPGSAEAITMGIGGKTFPLEQQSKDEEQIVYIGNYDTEGVPHTKSGDRQPVQVSIEFKDAGMFETVWQVKYYNYYKREHCQFGNSFNCIEYEAKPNETRSLMWINKELFQ from the exons ATGGCCGACGTTCCAGCGATAATAAACATCGCGATTTCCTTGAAAATCCAACCCAATGACGGACCAGTGTTTTATAAAGTGGACGGGACGAGGTTCGGCCAGAGCAGGACAATCAAATTGCTAACGGGATCGAAATACAAAATCGAGGTGATCGTGAAGCCGGGTAGCGCGGAGGCCAT CACAATGGGAATCGGCGGAAAGACCTTCCCTTTGGAGCAGCAGTCCAAAGATGAGGAGCAGATCGTCTACATTGGCAACTATGACACTGAGGGTGTGCCACACACCAAGAGCGGGGACAGACAACCTGTGCAGGTCTCCATAGAG TTCAAAGATGCCGGCATGTTTGAAACTGTATGGCAAGTGAAATACTACAACTACTACAAGAGAGAGCACTGCCAGTTCGGCAACAGCTTCAATTGCATTGAGTACGAGGCAAAGCCCAACGAGACCCGCAGCCTCATGTGGATAAACAAAGAGCTCTTCCAGTAA